From one Lolium rigidum isolate FL_2022 chromosome 4, APGP_CSIRO_Lrig_0.1, whole genome shotgun sequence genomic stretch:
- the LOC124647765 gene encoding protein BRANCHLESS TRICHOME, whose product MAVVVAMALVAGTAPGNLRLSLNHGAGVASSPSWKLYHNPHYSSSSPRGEISSSTPSRSTPHSRRKDRTSMIVADFEDGDGMERRLGSGHGIGGGGVASVSELVARVEELGAELEFERRMRRKVEALNDALAAELAEERRRTEAERARLREELDEERRMLRVAELWREERVRMKLADARDAFVEKLREVAADAGHRAADANAGNCGCCRSSGVGSPIGGKASPASGQRSPAGGQHGQQSPTRGQSHRREGAGGENPHIRRGIKGSVEFPRAVRVRPRGEDRVDLASNLECQRAQLRVLMRHRSPATDAMGLVDAAPDSLVV is encoded by the exons ATGGCGG TGGTGGTGGCCATGGCGCTCGTCGCGGGGACAGCCCCCGGGAATCTTCGCCTTAGCCTCAATCATGGCGCGGGAGTGGCCTCATCACCTTCTTGGAAGCTTTACCACAACCCTcactactcctcctcctcaccgcgcggcgagatctcctcctccaccccgtcTCGCAGTACACCCCACTCTCGCCGAAAGGATCGAACATCTATGATCGTTGCGGATTTCGAGGACGGCGACGGCATGGAGCGGCGGCTGGGGAGCGGGcacggcatcggcggcggcggcgtggcgtcgGTGTCGGAGCTCGTGGCGCGGGTCGAGGAGCTCGGCGCGGAGCTCGAGTTCGAGCGGCGCATGCGGCGCAAGGTGGAGGCGCTCAACGACGCGCTGgccgccgagctcgcggaggaGCGGCGCCGGACCGAGGCGGAGCGCGCGAGGTTGCGGGAGGAGCTGGACGAGGAGCGCCGGATGCTGCGCGTCGCGGAGCTGTGGCGGGAGGAGCGGGTGCGGATGAAGCTCGCCGACGCCCGGGACGCCTTCGTGGAGAAGCTGCGGGAGGTGGCCGCCGACGCCGGGCACCGCGCTGCGGATGCCAATGCTGGAAACTGCGGCTGCTGCAGGAGCAGCGGCGTCGGCAGCCCGATCGGCGGCAAGGCGAGCCCGGCGAGCGGCCAGCGGAGCCCTGCGGGTGGTCAGCACGGCCAGCAGAGTCCGACGCGCGGCCAGTCGCACCGGCGGgaaggtgccggcggcgagaaccCGCACATCAGGAGGGGGATCAAGGGGTCCGTGGAGTTCCCAAGGGCCGTCCGGGTGCGCCCGCGCGGCGAGGACCGGGTGGATCTGGCGTCCAACCTCGAGTGCCAGCGCGCGCAGCTGCGCGTCCTCATGCGGCACCGGAGCCcggccaccgacgccatgggcctCGTCGACGCCGCGCCGGATAGTCTGGTCGTGTAA